In Candidatus Omnitrophota bacterium, the genomic window GGAAAGAAGATGTTCGAAAATATTTTGGATGCCGGGAGTAATGCAACTTTGGGCGATGATCTTTTCGGAAATTTCGCCCTGGCAGACGATTTCGTCGATTTTAGTAGATTTCAAGTGAATGCGGTTTACGGAAGAGAGCAGTTCGATCACGGTGTGAACTTGGGGATTTTGCCGTTCGATGGCTATAGCGACAAGCGTAGAACGGGCGTCCGCCTGATCTCCCTGCTGGGGATCGGCGAGAATGATGGCGGCGCGGGCGAGGCTGATGTTCGCTTGACGCAGTATGTCCTCTTCCGTGGGGCAGCCTTCGATTACGAAGAAATGTTTTCCGCCGCATGATTCCGGAATCCATTCGGGATGGCTTTCCCACAAACGCATATCCTGAACGAGCAGGACGGCGTCGAGGGGACGATCATGGCTTCCCGCATGCAATTCTTGGACGATTCTTTTCACCTTGTGGCTGCAATTGCAGATAACGACGTGATGTTTCAGCTCCTGGAGAGCCTCTTCCCGCTCCATAAGTCCTCCTCTGCCATCGCGGCGAAAGACGGCAATTCATAGGCTATGATAATCAGGTGATCTTTCGCGTCGAGAATGATTTCCGACGGGGGAAGTTGATCTTGGCAATTAATCGGGTTGATCCAAAAACGAGTGTTGGGTTCTTCGGGGGATGAAAAATCCACTCCTATGACGACAATGGCTTCCTCGTCATGATCCAAAAAATACAATTGCGCTTCTTTGAAAGTTTTACCAACCAGGTGGGAAGGGACGGGGACTGTATAGAACTCGCAGGAGTCGCCGGTGAACGTCATCAGTTCGTTGTAGATTTCCGTAACGCCGGGATGGAGTACGGCCTGCGAGGCCAGGCGTTCGATGTAATGGCGGCTGAGAATGAAGTCGGCCCCCGCCAGATTTTTAGCGTAATGCAGACTCTCGCCGGACAGCAATTCCACTGTCATCGGAATTCCCCGTTTGCGGCTGGCGACCGCTAAGGCGATCATGAGCGTGCGATTGTCGATGGAAACCGTACTTTGCGAAGGATCGCGCATGGAAAGCAATACCACTCGAAGCGCATGATCGATATCCGCCCGCGTCAAAACTTCCTCTTTGACGGGATCGCCAGAGATGGCGAAGACTTTTTTGTAGATCACGGGATCGGGAATTTTCAATTCCTCCGCAATGGGGCTGATGATCAGAAAAAAATATTTCCCGTCCAGGGCGGCGTTCACTTGGCGGATTACATTGTCCAAATTGGAATTTTCTCCCAGAATAACGATATGATGCTTCATGACGCCTTCCGGCGGCTTTATGGCGATCTTTCCCGCACGATGCACTTTACGGACCAGGATCGAAACGATCTCGGCGGTGAGCATCCCCACGACGATAATTCCCGCAATCAGAAAAATGGTTACTTCCACGCGGCCCAAAGTGGAAATCGGTTCTTTGTCTTCGATGCCGGAAATTAGAACGATGAGAATATTCCAATAGGATTTTCCATAATCGCTAAACGGCCCCGCTTCCTCCGTAATAAGACTTTCCGTAAAGAAAAGCAGATGCGCGCCGATGATCCAAATCAATACGCCATAGAAAAATAATCGTCCTAATTGGCGAAGACGGTATTGATAATTGAGGACGCTGAACCAGATGCGGAAAGAGATCATTCCCCGGTAAATCAGAAATCCGTAACGTAGGAATTTCAATAAGCGCAAAAGCCGCAATAGGCGCACAAGCCGCAGCAGCCGCATTCCCCGGAAAGCGCGCAGCAACAGCATCTCTTCACATAGCATAAGCAGAGAAGGAACGATGGCGATCAGGTCGATTAGCGCGTATAAAGTGAAAGGGTAAATCAGCCGGTTCGCCGAAGAATACCACCGCAGAACATATTCCACGATAAAAATAGCCGCAAAAACGAATTCCGTGTACGTAAAGAACGTCAAATGCTCTGGAAAGATATATTCCAAAGGTACGGCGGCGCAGGAAATCAGGATGCAAGCCAGAATGAATAGATCCATGGCAAGGCTGAGGCGCGTGGAATCCCGCCCGCCTTTATAAGGCTCCATTATCTCTCGCAATACTTCGCGAAAAGGCCTTTTAAGATGATTGTTTTCCATATCCTTTGAGCCTCTTGCAAAACTCTATTATTCCTCCCCCAAGCCTGGGGGAGGTTAGGAGGGGATTGTTTTAAGTCTAATAAAATCAACCCCCCTCTAACTCCTCCCAAACTTGGGGGGAGAATTAAAAGCGGATTTTATCAATTTTGCAAGAGCCTCCATTCAAACGCGCGTTTTCTCCACTGCGTTTATTCGCACAAAAGAACGGATGCGCTTAACGATGGAAGGCCATAGGTGAAACCGCCATTCTCCACGGTCAGCGTTTCCGGATCGCCAAGAATGGTTATGCTCTTGCCGTCCAAGGAATTCAAGCCGGATAGATCGAATGCCAACGCCTGCGCCGCTTCGTTAACGATGAAGAAAGCCCATTTTCCTTCGCGTTCCTTCGCCAGAAAGACGATGCCGTTGTCGTCTGAGGCGGAGGATGGATGTTGGATGAATTTTATCCGCGAATTGGCGTCGGGTGCGGAAAGATAAGGCTGAAGATCGCACAGTTCGGAAACCGTTTTCGTCAATTCCAGCCAGAAAATTGAATTTTTATCCACATAATCGCTGCCCCAATAGAGCAAGCCCCGCGCGCCGTTGGCGATGGCGTCATAGGCCATGAATCGCGTTTGGTTGTAAGTCGGACGCGGACGTTTTTTATCGGTGGAGCGGGATTCGTTTAGATCGTCCCAGCCGAAGCCCTGCAATACCATCCACACCGGCTTGCCGGGAATCGACGCCGCCATACGCTGCGTATAGCGTCCCACGCAGGCGAGGTTGCGTTCCGCCAGATCGCTATGTCCGTTGTCCGGCCCGAAGGGAACGGGATAGATGTCGCATCCGGCGATGTCGGCCAATTCGCCAAAGGAAGTCAGATCGGCGATGGAATTGCGCGGGGCGTGGTTGAACCATAACACGTGTTTAGGATCGGCCTGGCGGACAGTTTCGCATCCCGACGCCAGTTGCTGGCGCAAGGGTTCGATCGCCTGCCGCCATTCGCTCAATTTCTCCGGCGATGGGGGCAGTTTGACGAGGGCGCGGATTTGTTCTTCCAACGCATCCGCTTGTTCGTAGCGGGCGCTATTACGATAGCGCCGCCATAAGGCTGCCATTGATTGCAACTTTTCTTTTTCTTCCGCCGATCCGGAAAATTGGGCTAACGCCTCATCCACTTCCTTCCACCGATCAACGGTGCGGTTCCATCGCAGCCACCAGACGTTCCACAACGCTTCGTCCGGCGCTTCCCAAACCGCCAACGCCGGATGGGAGGCGAACGTCTTGACGGCGGCTTCCAGCGCTGTCTTTTCCTGTTCATTGGATACAGCCAGACCGCCTAACGGAATCCAAGCATGAAGCTCATGAGCCTGCGCCCGATCCAGGTCCTCTTTCGCCGCGTTGACGCGAATCAAATTGAATCCCGCTTCGGCGGCCTCTTGGGCGAAAGCGTCGTTCTTGGCTTGTTCGTATAGGCCGAGAATAAAAACACGCTCGCCATTCATCCGCAGCATTCCATCTTTATCGATGGAGGTGGGATGAGCATAAGCGCCGCAGACGCCAAGGAGCAGCAGGGAAAGAACGATCGTAGATTTCATGGGATTTCCTTTCGCGCGAGTCGCAGCTATTATGAAAAATAACGCTCGAAACAAAAAATTATTCCACTTATACCATTCTGAGTTAGGATTGTTGCTTGTAAATTCCCTCGCCCTTTGGGAGAGGGGTAGGGTGAGGGAAATATAAGTCTAACAATATCAACCCTCACCTAACCTCTCCCCATCTTGGGAGAGGAATTTTTAAAACAGCAATATTAATGCACGTTGGTATTATTATTACCATGACGGGGAGTGGAATGCGATGGATGGAAGCAGGGTCTATTCATTATTTTGCGAAAGACGTACAATGGACTTTTTCGGAACCGCCTTCTTCCAGAAACGCAACCGTTAGGAAGGCTGAATGTCATTCAAGAAATCAATGCAGGCAGAGGCTCGCAAGGATATTCAATTTAAGATGTAAAGAAAGATAGAATAACAGGGAAAAGTGAGCTCGGTTTGCGCATTCGGATTCAACGCATATCTACAGGTTGAAAAGGAGTTTTTAATGAGAGTGTTTCTTTGTTCGGTCATTGTATTTCTCGCTGGTTCTTCTTTTGCGGCGCAAGAGAAAACCGATTCGTTCGATTTTGTCGTCAAACCGTATTTGCAGTATTCGACGCAAAACCAAATGACGATTCTCTGGGAAACCACGGCGCCGGCGAAATCTCAGGTTCAATACTACGAAGCCGTTATCCACTCCGTATCCCCGGAATGGATGGAAACTCCGGGACAAGGAACGGAAAGCGAGATGAACGAAATCGCGTTAACCGGTTTGAAGCCGGAAACCAATTATTTCTATCGAACCATATCCACCACGGAAGACGGTCAAAAGCTCGAAAGCGAGCTCTATTCCTTCAAAACCGCCGTTAAAGAAGATTCGGCCTATGCCTTCGCCGTTTTTAGCGATTCGCAAACCAACCCGGAAGTATGGGGGAAAATTGCGGAATTGGCCTGGCGGGAGCGTCCCAACTTCGCCGTTCACGCAGGAGACATTGTGGGGACGGGCGGCAATAAAAGCCAGTGGGTTGATCATTTCTTAAAGCCGGGCCATGTTTTCATGAGCCGGATTCCGATCTTCGCCATCCTGGGAAATCATGAAAACGACGATGCGAATTATTACCGGTATATTTCCAATCCCAAACCGGAATATTATTACTCGTTCCAATATGGGAATGCCCAATTCTTTCTTCTGGATAGTTGCCGCGACGCCGCTCCCGGCGGCGAAATATATCGGTGGCTCGATTCGGCTCTCGCAAGTTCCAAAAGCCGTTGGAAATTCGTCGTTCATCATCATCCCCCTTATTCGTCCGACGAAAACGACTATGGAGATGCGTATAAAGAAAAATCTCTGCTGGCCGATCGTCATGTTCAATCTTTAATTTCTCTCTACGAAAAACATAACGTTGACATGGTCTTCTTCGGGCATATTCACGACTACGAACGAACCTGGCCCCTTCGTCAAAATCGAATCAACCATCAAAACGGGGTGATTTATATCCAGACCGGAGGTTGCGGCGGCGATTTGGAAAACTACGCGCCGACTCGCTCCTGGTTTACGCAAAAGGTTCATCGAGACCATCATTTCTGTCTGATCAATATTCATGACAATCATTTGGAATTCCAAGCCATTGATCGGAATTGGAATTTATTCGATGCGTTTTCGCTGGTTAAATAATGAGTAACTATTTAGCTGTATGAAGTGAAGAAATACTTATTTATTATTTCGCCCTTTCAGGGCTTTAAAACAAGGATTTCTCTTCAATCGGGTAAACTGTTACCCCATTTCATTGTCTCAGTGCGATTCTTTACTTTCATAAGAATATTCTACCGTTCTTTTACCGGTAAACCTGCCGCCGATGGTCGATATCGATGACGAGGACGATAAGCCGGTCGTCGTGAATTTCATAAACGATGCGGTAATCGCCCGAACGAAGCGACCAACGATATTCAATGCCCTTTAACTTTTTTACTCCGCGAGGCCTGGGGTTTTCTGTTAACGATAACAGGAGGATATCGATGCGTTTTTGGATCGTTTTAGGAAGAGAACGCAGATTATGCCGAGCTATTGGTCTAAATTCGATTTTGTACTCGGTCATGAATCTAGTCCCAATTCTTTTCTAATCTCCTCATAAGGTATATTCTCCCCCGGCTCTTTTAGCGCGGCGTCGGCGAGTTGGTTCAATCTTCGATCTTCCAGCTCGTCAAGGTAAGCGTAATCTTCCATCTCCATAACGACGAATTCTTTGCCCTTATATTGAAAAAAGACACGCTCGCCGGTCTCTAAGATTTTTTCGCAATAGGCGGCTAGGTTCTCTTTTTCGACGGCTTGAGTCATGACGTTTTCTCCATTGAATGTCGTTGCGTATATCTTATGGATTTAGTCTAACTTTTTATCGGGCGTATCGTAAAAATTTTCTATCGCCGGTAAACTTGCCGCCGATGATCGATATCGATGACGAGGACGATAAGCCTGTCGTCGTGAATTTCATAAACGATGCGGTAATCTCCCGAACGAAGCGCCCAACGGTTCTCTACACCCTTTAATTTTTTTACGCCGGAAGGACGGGGATTCAGGGCTAAGGATTCTAAAAGTGCGATGATTTTGCTTCGCCGTTCCGGGGATAATTTTTTTATTTCGCGCTGCGGCCGGGATAGGATTTCAATGGTATAAGCCATCGACTTACAATCCAAGTTCTTTTTTGAATTGTTCTAAGGTGATCGTCTCCCCCGGTTCCTGCAGCGCGGCGTCGGCGAGTTGGTTTAACCTTCGGTCTTCCAACTCGTCCAGATAGGCGTAATCCTCCATCTCCATGATGACGAATTCTTTGCCTTTATACTGAAAAAAAACGCGCTCGCCAGTGGCCAGGATTTTTTCGCAATAGGCGGCCAAGTTTTCTTTCTCGGCGGTTTGAGTCATGGGAAACTCTCCATTTAAACATCTCTGCGCTGATCGGCGTTTATGGATATATTCTAACTTTATATCGGGAACATCGCAACGATTTTCTGGCGCCGGAAAACTTGCCGCCGATATTTGAAATACTTATCTGGCGCTGCGTTCAAAAAATCTCCTCATCCCCGGCGGAATGACAAATATGGCCTGTATCGTTTCGGGCGATACAATGCGTAAATCGACGATTCCCCGTTGCGTCAGCCGTTGATCTGCCGTCTCCAGCGAGATCGGCGCACTCTCTTCTTGCGAACAGAGAAGATATCCGATAATCGTTCCGTAGGAGGGGACAAATTGCATATACGGTTCCGCCCGCCGGAACGCTTTCCTAAGCCGACCGGCGATGCGCGCCGAATTTTCCCCGATCAACAACGGCGCTCCGACATGCAGCGCCAAATAGCCTCCCGGCGCTAGTTGCCGCGCCGCCGCTTCGTAAAACTCCTGCGGGAATCCATCCGGTTCCGGTCGCGCGGGATCCGCCGTATCCACGAGAATGGCGTCATAAGGCTCTTGCGTTTCATAAATGAATTTCGCTGCATCTTCTATATGCAGGGTTACCCGGCTATCATCCAGCGATCCCCGATGGATCGGATGCAGCCACTCCCTCGCCGCTTCTATCATGACGGGATCGATCTCCACGATATCGCAGCGTTCCACGCAGGGATGCTTCAAAACCTCCCGCGCCGCGCCGCCGTCGCCGCCGCCGCAGATCAAAACGCGCTTCGGCTGGGGATGGCATAACAATGGAATATGAACCAGCGGCTCGTTGAAATAGAAATCGTCTCCTTCGCTGGTCTGCAATACGCCGTCAAGCGCAAGAAAGCGCCCGAACGCCTTGGTTTCGCCGATGGTGATTTTTTGATAAGGACTTTGGCGTGTGAAGAGAAGGGATTCGATATCGAGATACATGCCATAGGCAGGACGAACTTTTTCAGCATCAATCAAGCGGGGGATCATGGCCGCCTGTTCGGTCAGTTTGCGCTGCG contains:
- a CDS encoding type II toxin-antitoxin system RelE/ParE family toxin → MTEYKIEFRPIARHNLRSLPKTIQKRIDILLLSLTENPRPRGVKKLKGIEYRWSLRSGDYRIVYEIHDDRLIVLVIDIDHRRQVYR
- a CDS encoding type II toxin-antitoxin system RelE/ParE family toxin; the encoded protein is MAYTIEILSRPQREIKKLSPERRSKIIALLESLALNPRPSGVKKLKGVENRWALRSGDYRIVYEIHDDRLIVLVIDIDHRRQVYRR
- a CDS encoding ion transporter translates to MEPYKGGRDSTRLSLAMDLFILACILISCAAVPLEYIFPEHLTFFTYTEFVFAAIFIVEYVLRWYSSANRLIYPFTLYALIDLIAIVPSLLMLCEEMLLLRAFRGMRLLRLVRLLRLLRLLKFLRYGFLIYRGMISFRIWFSVLNYQYRLRQLGRLFFYGVLIWIIGAHLLFFTESLITEEAGPFSDYGKSYWNILIVLISGIEDKEPISTLGRVEVTIFLIAGIIVVGMLTAEIVSILVRKVHRAGKIAIKPPEGVMKHHIVILGENSNLDNVIRQVNAALDGKYFFLIISPIAEELKIPDPVIYKKVFAISGDPVKEEVLTRADIDHALRVVLLSMRDPSQSTVSIDNRTLMIALAVASRKRGIPMTVELLSGESLHYAKNLAGADFILSRHYIERLASQAVLHPGVTEIYNELMTFTGDSCEFYTVPVPSHLVGKTFKEAQLYFLDHDEEAIVVIGVDFSSPEEPNTRFWINPINCQDQLPPSEIILDAKDHLIIIAYELPSFAAMAEEDLWSGKRLSRS
- the speE gene encoding polyamine aminopropyltransferase; this translates as MNENHRLPSGTNLRILLQDCRCGENILKQPELFSPLLIEAIQTSGLTFLKETSYCFAEGGFTAAYILAESHVVIHTWPEHGRLALAEISVCDFQRINEARTLALGERIAEIFLAQRKLTEQAAMIPRLIDAEKVRPAYGMYLDIESLLFTRQSPYQKITIGETKAFGRFLALDGVLQTSEGDDFYFNEPLVHIPLLCHPQPKRVLICGGGDGGAAREVLKHPCVERCDIVEIDPVMIEAAREWLHPIHRGSLDDSRVTLHIEDAAKFIYETQEPYDAILVDTADPARPEPDGFPQEFYEAAARQLAPGGYLALHVGAPLLIGENSARIAGRLRKAFRRAEPYMQFVPSYGTIIGYLLCSQEESAPISLETADQRLTQRGIVDLRIVSPETIQAIFVIPPGMRRFFERSAR
- a CDS encoding NAD-binding protein, producing the protein MEREEALQELKHHVVICNCSHKVKRIVQELHAGSHDRPLDAVLLVQDMRLWESHPEWIPESCGGKHFFVIEGCPTEEDILRQANISLARAAIILADPQQGDQADARSTLVAIAIERQNPQVHTVIELLSSVNRIHLKSTKIDEIVCQGEISEKIIAQSCITPGIQNIFEHLLSTDEKTNQIYLPHLPIELKGITFRQLARRAIRSEAPLIVCGYIKNRNKKGRIEHARRKASYQDFSSGLGKQTPDRIAVINPRSNHHPGKDDPLTENDQVIVISHIPPELSKLAFHENFS
- a CDS encoding metallophosphoesterase family protein; this translates as MRVFLCSVIVFLAGSSFAAQEKTDSFDFVVKPYLQYSTQNQMTILWETTAPAKSQVQYYEAVIHSVSPEWMETPGQGTESEMNEIALTGLKPETNYFYRTISTTEDGQKLESELYSFKTAVKEDSAYAFAVFSDSQTNPEVWGKIAELAWRERPNFAVHAGDIVGTGGNKSQWVDHFLKPGHVFMSRIPIFAILGNHENDDANYYRYISNPKPEYYYSFQYGNAQFFLLDSCRDAAPGGEIYRWLDSALASSKSRWKFVVHHHPPYSSDENDYGDAYKEKSLLADRHVQSLISLYEKHNVDMVFFGHIHDYERTWPLRQNRINHQNGVIYIQTGGCGGDLENYAPTRSWFTQKVHRDHHFCLINIHDNHLEFQAIDRNWNLFDAFSLVK